A window of Amycolatopsis australiensis contains these coding sequences:
- a CDS encoding sensor histidine kinase: protein MTESSTGRLRRLRRLLTLLFTVMNAAGLVVLALLVIKVDADRGRQQLDSEVRLVVAGVNRLLADSGGALVTAYITGDPLNEQCPQFAVLPGGTPRFAGYHSRRRCVPVDDAYLDGLAAQAVQAAHPLSGYSRTADGHLLYFAAEPIQNSGRQYIGAVVAVADTAGEEARHDQWVLLVLGGCALLVAAVGGLGYVLAGRATKPAEAALDQQRSLLNGVSQLLDGVVHDLKTPVARLRALADAAQRNPEAQAELLPRTIRLAGMMGDIIDLWPSRARITAGVEELTLAPLMLDQLVETLAEDIPADGARVTVTSVPTRVDGDATLLRRAIGNLIGNALDHGRLGGEDAEVQVTVLDGRVIVADRGPGIDPGEAAKLFEPHYSGGGSTGIGLAVVKWVAEVHGGTVRVYNRDEGGAIFELSLPTGR from the coding sequence ATGACCGAGTCGTCCACCGGCCGCCTCCGCCGGCTGCGCCGCCTGCTCACCCTGCTCTTCACGGTCATGAACGCGGCCGGGCTCGTCGTGCTGGCGCTGCTGGTGATCAAGGTCGACGCCGACCGTGGCCGTCAGCAGCTCGACAGTGAGGTGCGGCTGGTCGTCGCCGGCGTCAACCGGCTGCTCGCCGACTCCGGCGGTGCGCTCGTGACCGCGTACATCACCGGCGATCCGCTCAACGAGCAGTGCCCGCAGTTCGCCGTGCTGCCGGGCGGCACGCCGCGGTTCGCCGGTTACCACAGCAGGCGGCGGTGCGTGCCGGTCGACGACGCGTACCTGGACGGCCTCGCCGCCCAGGCGGTCCAGGCCGCGCACCCGCTGTCCGGCTACTCCCGCACCGCCGACGGGCACCTGCTCTACTTCGCCGCGGAGCCGATCCAGAACAGCGGGCGGCAGTACATCGGTGCCGTCGTCGCGGTGGCCGACACCGCGGGCGAGGAAGCCCGGCACGACCAGTGGGTGCTGCTCGTCCTCGGCGGGTGCGCGCTGCTGGTGGCCGCGGTGGGCGGCCTCGGCTACGTGCTCGCCGGGCGGGCGACGAAACCGGCGGAGGCCGCGCTGGACCAGCAGCGGTCATTGCTCAACGGCGTTTCGCAGCTGCTCGACGGAGTCGTCCACGACCTGAAGACACCCGTGGCCCGGCTGCGCGCGCTCGCCGACGCGGCCCAGCGGAACCCCGAGGCGCAGGCGGAGCTGCTGCCGCGCACCATCCGGCTCGCCGGGATGATGGGCGACATCATCGACCTGTGGCCCAGCCGGGCGCGGATCACCGCCGGCGTCGAAGAGCTGACGCTCGCGCCGCTGATGCTCGACCAGCTCGTGGAGACGCTGGCCGAAGACATCCCGGCCGACGGCGCGCGCGTGACCGTCACGTCCGTCCCGACGCGCGTCGACGGCGACGCCACGCTGCTGCGGCGGGCGATCGGGAACCTGATCGGCAACGCGCTCGACCACGGACGGCTCGGCGGCGAGGACGCCGAGGTCCAGGTGACGGTCCTCGACGGGCGCGTGATCGTCGCCGACCGCGGCCCCGGCATCGATCCCGGAGAAGCGGCCAAGCTGTTCGAACCGCACTACAGCGGCGGCGGGTCGACCGGGATCGGGCTGGCCGTCGTCAAGTGGGTGGCCGAGGTGCACGGCGGCACCGTGCGGGTCTACAACCGCGACGAGGGCGGGGCGATCTTCGAGCTCAGCCTGCCCACGGGCCGGTGA
- a CDS encoding fibronectin type III domain-containing protein yields the protein MGLAVGGAADPPGGFALSPSGHWVYSPEYGMAFHVSGGGDRADAQVSLPGAGPGPVVQGDTSGFVVGPARIVEFGKSSLTVEGSTPAPADERPVTLEVRGGPYAVYRQAGTVIRLGEHPATIPAGGPVATPVATGDGRVWLPRTDAGLLCALPEQADRVSCPVALPQGHHGLLAVVADRPVFVDTTDDTVRPVESTQLGAPAPLRVDVPDNAQIASTDVAGRLAILDPGSRKLHLVDPTGAAVGPVTVGLPPGDYAGIESSGGVVAVVNRTDHTLNTFDSAGVPRDRRPIPGGDGQPPLVKGGDARVYVDGADGAHVMVVDHDGGVSEVPVAGDRTPDRDQQTQQQPPPVQPPPGTHPAGPPAPAVPGGDRKPVVPPKKTPPPTSNAPLPAAPPGAPRAVSATAGDGSATVSWGAAAPNGAPVTSYLVSWAGGETTVGGGARSAAISGLSNGTAYVFTVVAVNRAGAGPGVGSKAVTPRAAVRPPGRPGSLAIEATTKHTWAKVTWTAAEPNGAPVIAYHVHWTRDDGTREGSVTLAGSARTYTIEDIWDGKDIPFTVTVTAENSAGTGPAASAHKAPPS from the coding sequence GTGGGACTCGCTGTCGGCGGCGCGGCCGATCCGCCCGGCGGTTTCGCGCTCAGCCCGTCCGGGCACTGGGTCTACAGCCCGGAGTACGGCATGGCGTTCCACGTCAGCGGGGGCGGCGACCGTGCCGACGCGCAGGTGAGCCTGCCCGGTGCCGGGCCCGGCCCGGTCGTGCAGGGCGACACCAGCGGCTTTGTGGTCGGCCCCGCCAGGATCGTGGAATTCGGGAAGTCGTCGCTGACGGTCGAGGGCAGCACGCCGGCGCCCGCCGACGAACGCCCGGTGACCTTGGAGGTCCGCGGCGGGCCGTACGCGGTCTACCGCCAGGCAGGCACCGTGATCCGGCTCGGCGAGCACCCCGCGACGATCCCGGCGGGCGGCCCGGTCGCCACCCCGGTGGCGACCGGCGACGGCCGGGTGTGGCTGCCCCGCACCGATGCCGGGCTGCTGTGCGCCCTGCCCGAGCAGGCCGACCGGGTGTCCTGCCCGGTCGCGCTGCCCCAGGGGCACCACGGCCTGCTGGCCGTCGTCGCCGACCGCCCGGTGTTCGTCGACACCACCGACGACACCGTGCGGCCGGTCGAATCCACGCAGCTCGGCGCGCCGGCGCCACTGCGGGTCGACGTGCCGGACAACGCGCAGATCGCGTCGACCGACGTGGCCGGGCGGCTGGCGATCCTCGATCCCGGGAGCCGGAAGCTGCACCTCGTGGACCCCACCGGGGCCGCGGTGGGTCCGGTGACCGTCGGCCTCCCGCCGGGGGACTACGCGGGCATCGAATCGTCCGGCGGGGTCGTCGCGGTCGTCAACCGCACCGACCACACGCTGAACACCTTCGACAGCGCCGGCGTCCCGCGTGACCGCCGGCCGATCCCGGGCGGCGACGGGCAGCCCCCGCTGGTCAAGGGCGGCGACGCCCGCGTCTACGTCGACGGCGCGGACGGCGCCCACGTCATGGTGGTCGACCACGACGGCGGCGTCAGCGAAGTGCCGGTCGCCGGCGACCGCACGCCGGACCGCGACCAGCAGACCCAGCAGCAGCCGCCGCCCGTTCAGCCGCCGCCGGGCACGCACCCGGCGGGGCCGCCGGCACCGGCCGTCCCCGGCGGCGACCGGAAACCCGTTGTGCCGCCGAAGAAAACGCCGCCTCCGACGTCGAACGCGCCGCTGCCCGCCGCTCCGCCCGGCGCGCCGCGGGCGGTCTCCGCGACCGCGGGCGACGGCTCGGCCACCGTGTCCTGGGGCGCGGCCGCGCCGAACGGCGCGCCGGTCACGAGCTACCTGGTGAGCTGGGCCGGCGGCGAGACGACGGTCGGCGGCGGCGCGCGCTCGGCCGCGATCAGCGGCCTGAGCAACGGCACCGCGTACGTCTTCACCGTCGTGGCGGTGAACCGCGCGGGTGCGGGCCCCGGCGTCGGCTCGAAGGCGGTGACACCGCGCGCCGCGGTGCGGCCGCCGGGCCGCCCGGGGAGCCTCGCGATCGAGGCGACGACCAAGCACACCTGGGCGAAGGTGACCTGGACGGCCGCCGAGCCCAACGGCGCCCCGGTGATCGCCTACCACGTGCACTGGACTCGCGACGACGGCACGCGCGAAGGCTCGGTCACGCTCGCCGGCTCGGCGCGGACGTACACGATCGAAGACATCTGGGACGGCAAGGACATCCCGTTCACCGTCACCGTGACCGCGGAGAACAGTGCGGGCACCGGACCGGCCGCGTCGGCGCACAAGGCGCCGCCGTCGTGA